The Euphorbia lathyris chromosome 3, ddEupLath1.1, whole genome shotgun sequence genome contains a region encoding:
- the LOC136221736 gene encoding uncharacterized protein isoform X1, which produces MGDEFICSNSSSTAIKSSNLGFQLLKKHGWKEGTGLGVYEQGRLEPLQPYVKNNKRGLGADKVKKKTPKALHSHSSKEKNDKEHSASRKSKLFSKKQRKMQELEKRLEEKEFERAFFREFWPDNV; this is translated from the exons ATGGGAGACGAATTCATTTGTTCTAATAGTTCTTCAACAGCCATCAAATCCTCCAATTTAGGCTTTCAG CTTCTGAAGAAGCATGGGTGGAAAGAAGGTACTGGTCTTGGAGTATATGAGCAG GGGAGGTTGGAGCCCTTGCAGCCGTACGTAAAGAATAATAAACGAGGTTTAGGAGCAGATAAAGTAAAGAAGAAGACTCCTAAGGCTCTTCATTCTCATTCTTCCAAGGAGAAAAATGACAAG GAACATTCAGCTTCAAGAAAATCCAAGTTATTTTCTAAGAAACAAAGGAAGATGCAGGAGTTAGAAAAACGATTAGAAGAGAAAGAATTTGAGCGAGCTTTTTTCCGAGAATTCTGGCCGGATAATGTTTAA
- the LOC136221736 gene encoding G-patch domain-containing protein C1486.03 isoform X2, with translation MCAHLLVLGLQLLKKHGWKEGTGLGVYEQGRLEPLQPYVKNNKRGLGADKVKKKTPKALHSHSSKEKNDKEHSASRKSKLFSKKQRKMQELEKRLEEKEFERAFFREFWPDNV, from the exons ATGTGTGCTCATTTGCTAGTGTTGGGATTGCAGCTTCTGAAGAAGCATGGGTGGAAAGAAGGTACTGGTCTTGGAGTATATGAGCAG GGGAGGTTGGAGCCCTTGCAGCCGTACGTAAAGAATAATAAACGAGGTTTAGGAGCAGATAAAGTAAAGAAGAAGACTCCTAAGGCTCTTCATTCTCATTCTTCCAAGGAGAAAAATGACAAG GAACATTCAGCTTCAAGAAAATCCAAGTTATTTTCTAAGAAACAAAGGAAGATGCAGGAGTTAGAAAAACGATTAGAAGAGAAAGAATTTGAGCGAGCTTTTTTCCGAGAATTCTGGCCGGATAATGTTTAA
- the LOC136224284 gene encoding uncharacterized protein isoform X1, with amino-acid sequence MEESPKMGMLESFLKNHQNSLKSLFQRKRSLNSGEDGAYDSPGMSPRPIPQLSALANSVVARCSKILGVPPHELQHHYDIELPESVKQLFTYARNFLEFCSYQALSSLTSRPNYLSDKDFRRLTYDMMLAWEAPSVETQSPPKETPSARNQEEDDEDGGSFFYSSSTNMAVQVDDTRTVGKEAFARIAPACVAIADIMTAHNLFDALTNSSGNRLHFLIYDKYIHCLDKIIKAAKSAPGPFGSNLQLAEGEIILDFDGTVPTQPILQHLGISAWPGRLTLTNYALYFESLGVGLYDKAVRYDLAKDLKQVIKPELTGPLGARLFDKAVMYKSTSIVEPVYFEFPEFKGNSRRDYWLDICIEILDTHKFMRKNKFKETQQLEVLARATLSIFRCRAVREAFQFFASSYKTLLPFKLAESLPRGDMILETLSSRLALINITASPRNVDEIMNAKQQPKLSPVALLTLTQLGFTLQADLKLDGEAMMMGDLSAGEINSLEMAVKQSVLNIGKAEAAQATVDKVKVEGIDTNVAVMKELLFPVVALVNRLQLLASWEDPFKSVAFLLICCYAISRGWTKYMLPSVSVCSAVLMFFHRHFNKKKPLEAFRVKAPPNRNAVEQLLSLQEAITQLEALIQDGNIVLLKIRALLFAVLPQATEVVAIFLVITAGMFAFVPFRHIILLVFLEAFTREMPWRKASSDRFRRRLREWWTRIPAAPVQLVKVDETKKKK; translated from the exons ATGGAAGAATCACCGAAGATGGGAATGCTGGAGAGTTTCCTGAAAAACCATCAAAATTCGTTGAAATCGCTGTTTCAGAGAAAAAGATCTTTGAATTCAGGCGAAGATGGTGCCTATGATTCACCGGGCATGTCTCCTAGACCTATTCCTCAGCTCTCCGCTCTGGCTAACTCCGTCGTTGCTCGTTGTTCCAA GATCCTTGGAGTTCCTCCCCATGAGTTACAGCACCATTACGACATTGAGCTACCGGAGAGCGTTAAGCAACTTTTCACTTACGCTAGGAACTTCCTTGAGTTCTGCTCATACCAGGCCCTGAGTTCTCTCACCAGTCGCCCTAATTATTTGAGCGACAAGGATTTCCGTCGCTTGACATACGATATGATGCTCGCCTGGGAGGCTCCTAGTGTTGAGACTCAATCGCCCCCAAAA GAAACTCCCTCTGCTCGTAACCAGGAAGAGGACGATGAAGATGGGGGATCATTCTTTTATTCAAGTTCTACTAACATGGCAGTTCAG GTTGATGACACAAGAACAGTTGGCAAAGAGGCCTTTGCACGCATAGCTCCTGCATGTGTTGCAATTGCAGATATAATGACTGCTCACAATCTTTTTGATGCGCTCACAAACTCTTCAGGCAACCGACTTCATTTTCTCATTTATGATAAATATATTCATTGCCTAGACAA GATTATTAAGGCTGCAAAAAGTGCACCAGGACCCTTTGGTTCCAATCTTCAACTTGCCGAGGGAGAAATCATTCTTGACTTTGATGGGACAGTCCCTACTCAACCAATTCTGCAGCATCTTGGGATCTCAGCGTGGCCTG GTCGGTTAACATTGACTAATTATGCTCTGTATTTTGAGTCATTGGGAGTTGGTCTATACGATAAAGCTGTTAGATATGATCTGGCAAAAGATTTGAAGCAGGTCATAAAACCTGAATTGACTGGACCATTGGGTGCTCGCCTCTTTGATAAAGCTGTGATGTACAAATCAACATCTAT AGTAGAGCCTGTATATTTTGAGTTTCCTGAATTTAAAGGTAATTCTCGACGAGATTATTGGTTAGATATATGCATTGAGATCCTGGATACTCACAAGTTTATGAGAAAAAACAAATTCAAAGAGACTCAGCAACTGGAGGTACTTGCAAGGGCTACTCTAAGCATCTTTCGTTGTCGTGCTGTTAGAGAAGCTTTCCAATTCTTCGCATCCAGTTACAAAACTCTACTTCCTTTCAAACTGGCTGAAAGTCTTCCGAGAGGAGATATGATCTTGGAAACTCTGTCAAGTCGCCTAGCACTCATAAATATCACTGCTTCCCCGCGCAATGTTGATGAAATTATGAATGCAAAACAGCAGCCAAAGCTTTCACCTGTCGCATTGCTAACACTTACTCAACTTGGGTTTACTTTGCAAGCCGATCTGAAACTAGATGGAGAAGCAATGATGATGGGAGATCTTAGTGCTGGTGAGATAAATTCCTTGGAGATGGCAGTCAAACAGTCAGTATTAAATATTGGAAAAGCTGAGGCTGCACAGGCAACTGTAGACAAAGTCAAGGTTGAAGGGATTGACACTAATGTTGCAGTAATGAAG GAACTGCTGTTTCCAGTTGTTGCATTAGTCAACCGTCTTCAACTTTTGGCCTCTTGGGAAGATCCATTTAAATCAGTGGCATTTCTGTTAATATGCTGTTATGCTATATCAAG GGGTTGGACGAAGTACATGTTGCCATCAGTTTCCGTATGCTCTGCAGTTCTTATGTTCTTCCATAGGCATTTCAACAAGAAAAAACCTCTAGAGGCCTTCAGAGTTAAAGCACCGCCTAATAGAAACGCTGTAGAACAGCTGCTAAGTTTACAAGAAGCTATCACACAACTTGAAGCACTAATTCAGGATGGGAACATTGTTCTTCTGAAGATCAGAGCTCTTTTGTTTGCTGTCCTTCCACAG GCTACAGAAGTGGTTGCTATATTTCTGGTCATCACAGCAGGAATGTTTGCATTTGTGCCATTCAGACATATAATTCTATTGGTATTTTTGGAGGCCTTCACCAGAGAAATGCCTTGGAGGAAGGCAAGCAGTGATCGGTTCCGGAGACGGCTAAGAGAATGGTGGACTAGAATACCAGCCGCACCCGTTCAGCTCGTTAAAGTCGATGAAACCAAAAAGAAGAAGTGA
- the LOC136224284 gene encoding uncharacterized protein isoform X2, with translation MEESPKMGMLESFLKNHQNSLKSLFQRKRSLNSGEDGAYDSPGMSPRPIPQLSALANSVVARCSKILGVPPHELQHHYDIELPESVKQLFTYARNFLEFCSYQALSSLTSRPNYLSDKDFRRLTYDMMLAWEAPSVETQSPPKETPSARNQEEDDEDGGSFFYSSSTNMAVDDTRTVGKEAFARIAPACVAIADIMTAHNLFDALTNSSGNRLHFLIYDKYIHCLDKIIKAAKSAPGPFGSNLQLAEGEIILDFDGTVPTQPILQHLGISAWPGRLTLTNYALYFESLGVGLYDKAVRYDLAKDLKQVIKPELTGPLGARLFDKAVMYKSTSIVEPVYFEFPEFKGNSRRDYWLDICIEILDTHKFMRKNKFKETQQLEVLARATLSIFRCRAVREAFQFFASSYKTLLPFKLAESLPRGDMILETLSSRLALINITASPRNVDEIMNAKQQPKLSPVALLTLTQLGFTLQADLKLDGEAMMMGDLSAGEINSLEMAVKQSVLNIGKAEAAQATVDKVKVEGIDTNVAVMKELLFPVVALVNRLQLLASWEDPFKSVAFLLICCYAISRGWTKYMLPSVSVCSAVLMFFHRHFNKKKPLEAFRVKAPPNRNAVEQLLSLQEAITQLEALIQDGNIVLLKIRALLFAVLPQATEVVAIFLVITAGMFAFVPFRHIILLVFLEAFTREMPWRKASSDRFRRRLREWWTRIPAAPVQLVKVDETKKKK, from the exons ATGGAAGAATCACCGAAGATGGGAATGCTGGAGAGTTTCCTGAAAAACCATCAAAATTCGTTGAAATCGCTGTTTCAGAGAAAAAGATCTTTGAATTCAGGCGAAGATGGTGCCTATGATTCACCGGGCATGTCTCCTAGACCTATTCCTCAGCTCTCCGCTCTGGCTAACTCCGTCGTTGCTCGTTGTTCCAA GATCCTTGGAGTTCCTCCCCATGAGTTACAGCACCATTACGACATTGAGCTACCGGAGAGCGTTAAGCAACTTTTCACTTACGCTAGGAACTTCCTTGAGTTCTGCTCATACCAGGCCCTGAGTTCTCTCACCAGTCGCCCTAATTATTTGAGCGACAAGGATTTCCGTCGCTTGACATACGATATGATGCTCGCCTGGGAGGCTCCTAGTGTTGAGACTCAATCGCCCCCAAAA GAAACTCCCTCTGCTCGTAACCAGGAAGAGGACGATGAAGATGGGGGATCATTCTTTTATTCAAGTTCTACTAACATGGCA GTTGATGACACAAGAACAGTTGGCAAAGAGGCCTTTGCACGCATAGCTCCTGCATGTGTTGCAATTGCAGATATAATGACTGCTCACAATCTTTTTGATGCGCTCACAAACTCTTCAGGCAACCGACTTCATTTTCTCATTTATGATAAATATATTCATTGCCTAGACAA GATTATTAAGGCTGCAAAAAGTGCACCAGGACCCTTTGGTTCCAATCTTCAACTTGCCGAGGGAGAAATCATTCTTGACTTTGATGGGACAGTCCCTACTCAACCAATTCTGCAGCATCTTGGGATCTCAGCGTGGCCTG GTCGGTTAACATTGACTAATTATGCTCTGTATTTTGAGTCATTGGGAGTTGGTCTATACGATAAAGCTGTTAGATATGATCTGGCAAAAGATTTGAAGCAGGTCATAAAACCTGAATTGACTGGACCATTGGGTGCTCGCCTCTTTGATAAAGCTGTGATGTACAAATCAACATCTAT AGTAGAGCCTGTATATTTTGAGTTTCCTGAATTTAAAGGTAATTCTCGACGAGATTATTGGTTAGATATATGCATTGAGATCCTGGATACTCACAAGTTTATGAGAAAAAACAAATTCAAAGAGACTCAGCAACTGGAGGTACTTGCAAGGGCTACTCTAAGCATCTTTCGTTGTCGTGCTGTTAGAGAAGCTTTCCAATTCTTCGCATCCAGTTACAAAACTCTACTTCCTTTCAAACTGGCTGAAAGTCTTCCGAGAGGAGATATGATCTTGGAAACTCTGTCAAGTCGCCTAGCACTCATAAATATCACTGCTTCCCCGCGCAATGTTGATGAAATTATGAATGCAAAACAGCAGCCAAAGCTTTCACCTGTCGCATTGCTAACACTTACTCAACTTGGGTTTACTTTGCAAGCCGATCTGAAACTAGATGGAGAAGCAATGATGATGGGAGATCTTAGTGCTGGTGAGATAAATTCCTTGGAGATGGCAGTCAAACAGTCAGTATTAAATATTGGAAAAGCTGAGGCTGCACAGGCAACTGTAGACAAAGTCAAGGTTGAAGGGATTGACACTAATGTTGCAGTAATGAAG GAACTGCTGTTTCCAGTTGTTGCATTAGTCAACCGTCTTCAACTTTTGGCCTCTTGGGAAGATCCATTTAAATCAGTGGCATTTCTGTTAATATGCTGTTATGCTATATCAAG GGGTTGGACGAAGTACATGTTGCCATCAGTTTCCGTATGCTCTGCAGTTCTTATGTTCTTCCATAGGCATTTCAACAAGAAAAAACCTCTAGAGGCCTTCAGAGTTAAAGCACCGCCTAATAGAAACGCTGTAGAACAGCTGCTAAGTTTACAAGAAGCTATCACACAACTTGAAGCACTAATTCAGGATGGGAACATTGTTCTTCTGAAGATCAGAGCTCTTTTGTTTGCTGTCCTTCCACAG GCTACAGAAGTGGTTGCTATATTTCTGGTCATCACAGCAGGAATGTTTGCATTTGTGCCATTCAGACATATAATTCTATTGGTATTTTTGGAGGCCTTCACCAGAGAAATGCCTTGGAGGAAGGCAAGCAGTGATCGGTTCCGGAGACGGCTAAGAGAATGGTGGACTAGAATACCAGCCGCACCCGTTCAGCTCGTTAAAGTCGATGAAACCAAAAAGAAGAAGTGA
- the LOC136224284 gene encoding uncharacterized protein isoform X3 — translation MMLAWEAPSVETQSPPKETPSARNQEEDDEDGGSFFYSSSTNMAVQVDDTRTVGKEAFARIAPACVAIADIMTAHNLFDALTNSSGNRLHFLIYDKYIHCLDKIIKAAKSAPGPFGSNLQLAEGEIILDFDGTVPTQPILQHLGISAWPGRLTLTNYALYFESLGVGLYDKAVRYDLAKDLKQVIKPELTGPLGARLFDKAVMYKSTSIVEPVYFEFPEFKGNSRRDYWLDICIEILDTHKFMRKNKFKETQQLEVLARATLSIFRCRAVREAFQFFASSYKTLLPFKLAESLPRGDMILETLSSRLALINITASPRNVDEIMNAKQQPKLSPVALLTLTQLGFTLQADLKLDGEAMMMGDLSAGEINSLEMAVKQSVLNIGKAEAAQATVDKVKVEGIDTNVAVMKELLFPVVALVNRLQLLASWEDPFKSVAFLLICCYAISRGWTKYMLPSVSVCSAVLMFFHRHFNKKKPLEAFRVKAPPNRNAVEQLLSLQEAITQLEALIQDGNIVLLKIRALLFAVLPQATEVVAIFLVITAGMFAFVPFRHIILLVFLEAFTREMPWRKASSDRFRRRLREWWTRIPAAPVQLVKVDETKKKK, via the exons ATGATGCTCGCCTGGGAGGCTCCTAGTGTTGAGACTCAATCGCCCCCAAAA GAAACTCCCTCTGCTCGTAACCAGGAAGAGGACGATGAAGATGGGGGATCATTCTTTTATTCAAGTTCTACTAACATGGCAGTTCAG GTTGATGACACAAGAACAGTTGGCAAAGAGGCCTTTGCACGCATAGCTCCTGCATGTGTTGCAATTGCAGATATAATGACTGCTCACAATCTTTTTGATGCGCTCACAAACTCTTCAGGCAACCGACTTCATTTTCTCATTTATGATAAATATATTCATTGCCTAGACAA GATTATTAAGGCTGCAAAAAGTGCACCAGGACCCTTTGGTTCCAATCTTCAACTTGCCGAGGGAGAAATCATTCTTGACTTTGATGGGACAGTCCCTACTCAACCAATTCTGCAGCATCTTGGGATCTCAGCGTGGCCTG GTCGGTTAACATTGACTAATTATGCTCTGTATTTTGAGTCATTGGGAGTTGGTCTATACGATAAAGCTGTTAGATATGATCTGGCAAAAGATTTGAAGCAGGTCATAAAACCTGAATTGACTGGACCATTGGGTGCTCGCCTCTTTGATAAAGCTGTGATGTACAAATCAACATCTAT AGTAGAGCCTGTATATTTTGAGTTTCCTGAATTTAAAGGTAATTCTCGACGAGATTATTGGTTAGATATATGCATTGAGATCCTGGATACTCACAAGTTTATGAGAAAAAACAAATTCAAAGAGACTCAGCAACTGGAGGTACTTGCAAGGGCTACTCTAAGCATCTTTCGTTGTCGTGCTGTTAGAGAAGCTTTCCAATTCTTCGCATCCAGTTACAAAACTCTACTTCCTTTCAAACTGGCTGAAAGTCTTCCGAGAGGAGATATGATCTTGGAAACTCTGTCAAGTCGCCTAGCACTCATAAATATCACTGCTTCCCCGCGCAATGTTGATGAAATTATGAATGCAAAACAGCAGCCAAAGCTTTCACCTGTCGCATTGCTAACACTTACTCAACTTGGGTTTACTTTGCAAGCCGATCTGAAACTAGATGGAGAAGCAATGATGATGGGAGATCTTAGTGCTGGTGAGATAAATTCCTTGGAGATGGCAGTCAAACAGTCAGTATTAAATATTGGAAAAGCTGAGGCTGCACAGGCAACTGTAGACAAAGTCAAGGTTGAAGGGATTGACACTAATGTTGCAGTAATGAAG GAACTGCTGTTTCCAGTTGTTGCATTAGTCAACCGTCTTCAACTTTTGGCCTCTTGGGAAGATCCATTTAAATCAGTGGCATTTCTGTTAATATGCTGTTATGCTATATCAAG GGGTTGGACGAAGTACATGTTGCCATCAGTTTCCGTATGCTCTGCAGTTCTTATGTTCTTCCATAGGCATTTCAACAAGAAAAAACCTCTAGAGGCCTTCAGAGTTAAAGCACCGCCTAATAGAAACGCTGTAGAACAGCTGCTAAGTTTACAAGAAGCTATCACACAACTTGAAGCACTAATTCAGGATGGGAACATTGTTCTTCTGAAGATCAGAGCTCTTTTGTTTGCTGTCCTTCCACAG GCTACAGAAGTGGTTGCTATATTTCTGGTCATCACAGCAGGAATGTTTGCATTTGTGCCATTCAGACATATAATTCTATTGGTATTTTTGGAGGCCTTCACCAGAGAAATGCCTTGGAGGAAGGCAAGCAGTGATCGGTTCCGGAGACGGCTAAGAGAATGGTGGACTAGAATACCAGCCGCACCCGTTCAGCTCGTTAAAGTCGATGAAACCAAAAAGAAGAAGTGA
- the LOC136221667 gene encoding mitochondrial intermembrane space import and assembly protein 40 homolog codes for MGQAQSEMAEAPIDPTQSSNLPPPSSSGTPDNSQRSLDSLIAEAAAYGDDENESLDAKAQKALDCPCIADLRNGSCGAQFSEAFLCFLKSTAEEKGSDCIHPFVALQNCIKDHPDAFSKDVLEEDVKKEEETVQEYRIIPPSWSRESPTPKSKSKL; via the exons ATGGGTCAAGCTCAGAGCGAGATGGCGGAAGCTCCAATTGATCCTACTCAGAGCTCGAATTTACCACCACCGTCATCGTCCGGTACGCCAGACAATTCTCAGCGATCGTTGGATTCTCTAATTGCAG aagcGGCGGCATATGGTGATGATGAGAATGAG TCTCTTGATGCAAAGGCTCAGAAAGCATTAGATTGCCCATGCATAGCTGACTTGCGGAATGGTTCGTGTGGAGCTCAGTTTTCAGAGGCATTTCTTTGTTTTCTTAAAAGTACTGCTGAGGAGAAG GGTTCCGACTGCATACATCCATTCGTCGCGTTGCAAAATTGTATTAAAGATCACCCGGATGCGTTTTCGAAGGATGTTTTAGAAGAGGAtgtgaagaaagaagaagagacaGTTCAAGAATACAGAATAATACCTCCCTCATGGTCTAGGGAGTCTCCAACccccaagtccaagtccaagcTTTAG
- the LOC136221631 gene encoding large ribosomal subunit protein eL37x-like has product MGKGTGSFGKRRNKTHTLCVRCGRRSFHLQKSRCSACAFPRARVRKYNWSEKAIRRKTTGTGRMRYMRHVPRRFKSGFREGTQAAPRQKGAAAASA; this is encoded by the exons ATG GGTAAGGGAACCGGAAGTTTTGGTAAGAGGAGGAACAAGACCCACACCCTTTGCGTCAGGTGTGGCCGCCGTAGCTTTCACCTCCAGAAGAGCCGATGCTCTGCCTGTGCTTTTCCTCGTGCTCGCGTGAGGAAAT ACAACTGGAGTGAAAAGGCCATCCGAAGAAAGACAACTGGAACCGGAAGGATGAGGTATATGCGCCATGTTCCTCGCAGGTTCAAGAGTGGTTTCAGAGAAG GCACTCAAGCAGCGCCTAGGCAAAAGGGAGCAGCTGCAGCATCTGCTTAA